Part of the Candidatus Paceibacterota bacterium genome, AAATATCGAAGTAACAAATCAGCAAAAAAGATCACTAGCCCTGACATGATCATCCCTATTCCAGGGATGTATGAGATACATATTGAAATAAATCCAAACAACATAGCAAATGGAACCGCAGGTAACACCAACGTATTTGATAGTGGAGCGATAACTGAAAACGTTCCCATGTATGCAGCAATGAGCGGTGTAACAAATATCTGCGCTGAAAGCGTTGTTGATAATGTTTCACCTATCCTTCCCTGACCGATGTACATCCAGTGGGGTAATTTTTCTAACCATGAAGAAATAATTTCATTCCCTGCGATCAACCCAAGTGTTGCTGCAATACTTAGTTGAAAAGAAATATCTTCAGTTAAATATAGTGGATTCCACCACACCATTACCATTCCAGAAACAATGAGAGCACGGAGTGCATGATATCGCTTATACAGTAACTGCCCCACCACTTTAATGACCGACATGATTGAGGCGCGGATAATCGGAGAAGAAAGACCAGTCATGATACCGAATACAACAATGAATCCCATCCCTACAAATATTCTTGTTTTACGCTTCGCCATGGCAAGTACAAAGAACACCGCTTCGATGACAATTGCCACATTAAATCCTGAAAGTGCAACAATGTGAGAAAGACCGGCGATACTAAATTGCTTCTTTAAGTCAGCCGGCATACTCGCGCCGCCCTCAATGATTAGCCCTGACAATAGGTTACTTCTTGGCTCTGTATATAACGTATCTACCCTCTCTACTATTTCCACTCGCATTCTATAGAGTGTTCGCACTAGCCGTACCCAGAAACCCTTCTCTACTCCTACTTCTTTATATGTTTGCGCACGAAGTTCGATAAATATCCCTTTCTTAAAATACTTTTCTGCACCATAGTTTGCCGTTCCCTTTACTTCTACAATATCTCCATACTCTGGATCACAATCGCATTTCTTAACTCCCATCCGTACAACCATTTTTCTTTGAGTTCCCTTTTCTTCAACATGAAACTCATGCGACACCCCTGAGATTAAAGGTTTTGAAACAATAACACCACGAACACTTCGTATATTCTCTCTGAGTATCAAACACATACGCACGAGCGTCATGCTCGTCCGGATCAAAAACGATGTGATGGTATAGATATGCATGGCTATATCCCGCAACCAATGTAACAGTTACTAGTATCGTACTTTTTACGTGGAAAGTTGCTGCAATCAATAGCAAACAAATGATCCACCAAATATTTATTAGATGGATTTCACTTGCATGGAGAATAATTCCCGCACACCACCCAAACGAAAGTGCGTAGAGGATATACCAACCTAAAAATCGATACACATTTTAATTATGCAATTTCTCGATTCAAATTTTAATAAATTAATTCAAAAATAACTAAATTGATGACCTCATTAACTCAGTTAGTTTATATAAACTGTTTTGTGATTCCTCTTTTATTTCTAGGTAATCTGTTGTACAACCAAGTGTTTTAAAAAATTTCTCCGAAGAGGAAATTACTTTTAAGACACCATCTCTATTAATATCGAAATCTTTCTTTTTAAGATCATCGTGGGCCAAATACTTGTCTCTATAGCCAATTAAAACATCGATATCGGGTTGTATCTTTTTAATTTCTAACTCTATTAAGGATGTGCTCGGACATAATACATTAAGAACTTTACGATTTGCATTGCAAAAATTTATAATCTTTTTAAAACTTAGTGATTGCGAGTCTCTATCAAATAATTTCGCTAACTCGCTAAGAAAGTAATAGTTCAATGAGTGTCTACTCATTGTAAAAAAGGGTTTGTAATTATTAAAAGCCCTTACATTTAAATCAGACTCTCCTTCTCCTACTACATTTGGTGCCCTTTTTTCTTCTATTGCTTCAAAAAGCCAGAACGAATAGCAGAACAAAATAAAACGCTCATTTAGGTTACTAACGTATTTTCTATATCTATTAATTATCTCAGCATCTTTACCCGTCATTATAAATTTTACAAAAATTACAAGATTAATTACCTTAAAAAAGAGTACTTGCTCTACTCAACCCAATATCCTCCTTATCAGCAAACGCAGTAGCAATCTCATCTGCCCGCTCGTTATGTAACACTCCAGCGTGTCCTGCCACCTTAGAAATCTTGATTTGACGGCCATACTGCTCCATTAATGCATCAATTTGCTCCCAAAGCTCTCTATTAAGCACTGGTGACTTCCCTGCAGTTACCCAACCCTTTCTCTTCCACCCAGCGATCCACTCAGTCATTCCCTTCACAACGTACGCAGAATCTGACTTAAGTTCTAAAATATGGCCAGAATCAGCCTCTAAAAAGCCACTTACCTCCTTTATTGCAGCAATAACTGCCTGAAGTTCCATCTGGTTGTTAGTTGTATGCTCCTTGTGACCCCCAATTTCATGGATTTTGGGATTTATATGGCCATGAACCTCGCTTTTTATGATAAACACAGCACCATAGCCCCCTGGGCCTGGGTTTCCTCGGCACGAGCCGTCAATATATGCCTCAATTACATTCATTATGTAGAGAATACTAGCGCACAAAGTTAAAAGTATGAAAAAAGCCCATGTAGAGGGCCAGAATCAAGGAAATTTTGATAAACAAAAAAACCCACCACCTAGTGTCTGTCCGGCTAAGCCAGGACTTTTAGTTCGGTGAAGTGAGCTATTTTTTTGGGAAAAGGAACTGTCAGAGTTCTCTCGCGGTCGGTTATCGGTGTGGTCTTAGAAGCAAGCTTCTTCGACACTCTGATTTCCTCTTTGAAAGAACTCTTACTCACTTAATATAACCCCTCCTGTCTAGGAGGTCAACCACATACTCCTAAAGTTATCCACAACCACATAGTTACGCAATAAAATAGATAGTTTGACAAATCTCCCCAGATGAGTAATACTATATATGTTATTCGCCTCGCGGCGGATTATTTTTTTATCAAAAATCAACAAACCACATATGTTTGACCTAAAAACCATCCACTCTGTGCTCGACCAACTTAAGGAAGAGCGTGGAATCCCCAAGGAGAAGATCCTCGAAGCTATCGAGTCTGCTTTGGCTACTGCATACCGAAAGGAGTTCGGAAAGCGAGGACAACTCGTCCGAGCGCAGTTTGATATGAACTCAGGAAAGGTGGAATTCATGCAAGTAAAGGTAGTTGTTGCGCCAGAACACGTCATCTACGAAGACGACCCTCGAGCAAACGAAGAACTCCCTGAAGGTTTCACTGTATGGAACCCAGAGCAGAACATGCTCATCGCTGATGCACAGCGTATCAAGAAGGACGCAAAAGAAGGTGACGAGATCATCTTCCCTCTTGAGCACCAAGACGATTTTGGTCGCATCGCATCTCAAACCGCAAAGCAAGTCATCATCCAGAAAATCCGCGAGGCTGAAAAGGTGACTGTATTTGGTGAATATGGAAAGAAAGAAGGAGAAATTGTCTCTGGTCTTGTTCAACGTATCGATCGAGGACAAATGTTCATTGAAATGGGACGTGCACTTGGTGTTATGCCATTTGAAGAACAAATCCGTGGTGAAAGATACCGCCAAGGTGAAAAGATCCGCGCATATCTATATAAGGTAGAAGACACTCCTCGTGGAGTATTCCTTCGCCTATCACGCGCACATCCACAATTCCTCGAGAAACTCTTCGAAACTGAAGCACCTGAAGTTGCAAGTGGTGCAGTTGAAATCAAGGCTGTAGCTCGCGAAGCTGGCTCACGTTCAAAGATCGCAGTTCACTCAAAGGATTCACACATTGATCCAGTAGGAGCAATGGTAGGCCAGCGTGGTGTCCGAGTATCTACTGTTATGAGTGAACTTGGTGGAGAAAAGATCGACATCATCGAATGGTCAGAAGATCCTAAGAAGTTCATTGAGGACGCACTCTCTCCTGCACGTGTTGTAGAGGTAACTCTTGATGAAGTCACAAAGGGAGCAACTGTTGATGTTTCAGAAGACCAGCAGTCTCTTGCAATTGGACGCGGCGGACAAAATGTTCGACTCGCAGCAAAACTCACTGGTTGGAAAATTGATATTCGTTCAGTTGGTGGTGAAGTAGTTGATTCAGCAGACAAAGAAACTACAAAGGAAGCTGCAGCTCCAACATTCTCTCCGGGAGAAAGCGTACAGAAAGACATCCACGGAAATAGCATCCAAGAATAATAGTTAATACACTTTCACCATGAAAATGAACCTATGGCACGATGTTTCTATTGGAAAAAAAGTTCCGGAAGAATTTAATGTCATCATTGAAATTCCAAAGGGTTCTCACAATAAATATGAGATTGACAAAGAAAGTGGATTGATTGCACTTGATCGTGCGAACTATTCTTCTGCACCGTATCCATTTGATTATGGATTTGTTCCACAGACACTCTGGGAAGACCATGACCCACTAGACGTTGTACTTCTTTCAACATACCCACTTATGCCAGGCATTCTTGTAAAAGTTCGCCCAGTTGCTGTTATTGATATGGTTGATGCTGGTGAATCAGACTACAAGATCATTGGTGTTCCAGTTGATGACAAACGTTTCGCTGAGATTCACGATCTAGCTGATCTCAACAAACACACAATCAAGGAATATATTCACTTCTTTGAGACATACAAGGCACTTAAAGGTGATGTAAAAGCGACAGTTGAAATTAAGGGTGTGTACGAAAAGAAAGCAGCTGTCGAAGCAGTTGAGAAGGCAATGAAACTCTACAGCG contains:
- a CDS encoding ComEC/Rec2 family competence protein, producing MHIYTITSFLIRTSMTLVRMCLILRENIRSVRGVIVSKPLISGVSHEFHVEEKGTQRKMVVRMGVKKCDCDPEYGDIVEVKGTANYGAEKYFKKGIFIELRAQTYKEVGVEKGFWVRLVRTLYRMRVEIVERVDTLYTEPRSNLLSGLIIEGGASMPADLKKQFSIAGLSHIVALSGFNVAIVIEAVFFVLAMAKRKTRIFVGMGFIVVFGIMTGLSSPIIRASIMSVIKVVGQLLYKRYHALRALIVSGMVMVWWNPLYLTEDISFQLSIAATLGLIAGNEIISSWLEKLPHWMYIGQGRIGETLSTTLSAQIFVTPLIAAYMGTFSVIAPLSNTLVLPAVPFAMLFGFISICISYIPGIGMIMSGLVIFFADLLLRYLLLVAKFTSLLPFASIRIQLSLSIAIAVMCLTGVFVIYLHERRRRSMS
- a CDS encoding ribonuclease H, which codes for MNVIEAYIDGSCRGNPGPGGYGAVFIIKSEVHGHINPKIHEIGGHKEHTTNNQMELQAVIAAIKEVSGFLEADSGHILELKSDSAYVVKGMTEWIAGWKRKGWVTAGKSPVLNRELWEQIDALMEQYGRQIKISKVAGHAGVLHNERADEIATAFADKEDIGLSRASTLF
- the nusA gene encoding transcription termination factor NusA, encoding MFDLKTIHSVLDQLKEERGIPKEKILEAIESALATAYRKEFGKRGQLVRAQFDMNSGKVEFMQVKVVVAPEHVIYEDDPRANEELPEGFTVWNPEQNMLIADAQRIKKDAKEGDEIIFPLEHQDDFGRIASQTAKQVIIQKIREAEKVTVFGEYGKKEGEIVSGLVQRIDRGQMFIEMGRALGVMPFEEQIRGERYRQGEKIRAYLYKVEDTPRGVFLRLSRAHPQFLEKLFETEAPEVASGAVEIKAVAREAGSRSKIAVHSKDSHIDPVGAMVGQRGVRVSTVMSELGGEKIDIIEWSEDPKKFIEDALSPARVVEVTLDEVTKGATVDVSEDQQSLAIGRGGQNVRLAAKLTGWKIDIRSVGGEVVDSADKETTKEAAAPTFSPGESVQKDIHGNSIQE
- a CDS encoding inorganic diphosphatase, translated to MKMNLWHDVSIGKKVPEEFNVIIEIPKGSHNKYEIDKESGLIALDRANYSSAPYPFDYGFVPQTLWEDHDPLDVVLLSTYPLMPGILVKVRPVAVIDMVDAGESDYKIIGVPVDDKRFAEIHDLADLNKHTIKEYIHFFETYKALKGDVKATVEIKGVYEKKAAVEAVEKAMKLYSDKFSAAK